In Methanobacterium paludis, the following proteins share a genomic window:
- a CDS encoding NAD(P)/FAD-dependent oxidoreductase: MKCDVLIIGAGPAGLFAASELSSAFKVVVVDMGRGMAGRSCMALKTGKCGICSPCNINTGLGGAGGLSDGKLNLRPDIGGNLEDFVSKEEAWKIVHQVDEFFLRHGATQKLYSPKEEDITDVLRKSAATGIKFIPIVQRHMGSDKTPEIINSIKNELEGNGVVFLLETEVLEIIADTQVKGAVVRNEKDGKFEIECSYVMAAPGRIGSRWLAGQMQRLKIPIKHNPVDVGVRVEVPQIVMENITDINWDPKFHITTKTYDDFVRTFCTCKKGFVVEEVYNDFVGINGHSMHDKKSENTNFAFLVHVELTEPVENTTAYAFSIASISTTLGGRKPLLQRLGDLKRGRRSTWKRLERSNVVPTLKSVTPGDIAMALPHRLVVDIIEGLEALDKVIPGVASDSTLIYAPEIKLYAMRVDVDSGMKTRVDGLYVAGDGAGVSRGIVGAAATGIIAARDILGRKEFKSH, from the coding sequence ATGAAATGTGACGTCTTAATAATTGGTGCAGGGCCTGCAGGACTCTTTGCAGCCAGCGAACTATCTTCTGCTTTCAAGGTGGTTGTGGTTGATATGGGGAGGGGTATGGCGGGAAGAAGCTGTATGGCTCTTAAAACTGGAAAATGTGGAATTTGTTCCCCATGTAATATAAACACGGGTCTTGGAGGTGCAGGAGGGCTTTCAGACGGTAAACTTAATTTGAGGCCGGATATAGGTGGAAACCTTGAGGATTTTGTAAGTAAAGAAGAGGCATGGAAGATCGTGCACCAGGTTGATGAATTCTTCTTAAGGCACGGTGCCACCCAAAAACTCTACTCCCCCAAGGAGGAGGATATAACAGATGTTTTAAGGAAATCAGCTGCAACCGGAATAAAATTCATACCCATAGTCCAGAGGCACATGGGCTCCGATAAAACACCTGAGATAATAAACTCCATAAAAAATGAGCTTGAAGGAAATGGTGTTGTTTTTTTACTTGAAACAGAAGTTCTTGAAATAATTGCAGATACCCAGGTTAAAGGGGCAGTTGTTCGAAATGAAAAAGATGGTAAGTTTGAGATAGAGTGCAGTTATGTGATGGCGGCACCTGGAAGGATTGGGTCGCGCTGGTTAGCCGGCCAGATGCAGAGACTTAAAATTCCGATAAAACACAATCCAGTGGATGTTGGAGTTAGAGTTGAGGTTCCACAGATAGTAATGGAGAACATAACAGACATAAACTGGGATCCTAAGTTCCACATAACCACTAAGACCTATGATGACTTTGTAAGGACGTTTTGTACATGTAAAAAAGGATTCGTTGTTGAGGAGGTTTACAACGACTTTGTAGGGATAAATGGACATTCAATGCACGATAAAAAATCTGAAAATACTAACTTCGCATTTTTGGTCCATGTAGAACTTACAGAACCTGTTGAAAACACTACAGCTTATGCATTTTCAATTGCAAGCATATCAACAACCCTGGGTGGGAGAAAACCCCTACTTCAAAGACTTGGAGACCTTAAAAGGGGAAGAAGATCCACCTGGAAACGTCTTGAGAGAAGTAACGTTGTACCCACACTCAAAAGCGTAACACCAGGGGACATTGCAATGGCACTACCACACAGGCTCGTGGTGGACATAATAGAGGGACTTGAAGCACTTGATAAGGTAATTCCAGGTGTTGCATCCGATTCCACCTTGATCTATGCTCCTGAGATAAAGCTGTACGCAATGCGTGTTGACGTTGACTCTGGAATGAAAACCCGGGTTGATGGACTTTACGTTGCAGGTGATGGTGCGGGGGTTTCAAGGGGAATTGTTGGGGCTGCTGCAACTGGAATAATTGCTGCAAGGGATATTTTGGGGAGGAAGGAATTTAAATCGCATTAA
- a CDS encoding antibiotic biosynthesis monooxygenase produces MVHVLGQLKLESYTKWKTFFDERSATRKESGSKEAHLFRNLDDQNEVMILFEWDNIENARKYMESDNLRKYLQNAGAQIINITYLDEQETTV; encoded by the coding sequence ATGGTGCATGTGCTTGGACAACTAAAACTTGAGAGTTATACGAAGTGGAAAACTTTTTTTGATGAAAGATCAGCTACACGCAAAGAAAGTGGCTCTAAAGAAGCTCATCTCTTCCGTAACTTGGATGACCAGAATGAAGTTATGATTTTATTTGAATGGGACAATATTGAAAACGCACGGAAGTATATGGAATCAGATAATCTACGAAAATATCTACAAAACGCAGGTGCCCAAATAATAAATATAACTTACCTCGATGAACAGGAAACAACAGTTTAA
- a CDS encoding cobalt-precorrin-7 (C(5))-methyltransferase, with product MSKIYVVGIGPGSSEYLTVKAQKIVESADILMGSRRSLELFKDVDEEKIEIEAREMEEMMKLAVSHVGKGKSVALLSTGDPGFSGVLKLILKLMDDLNGEIDVEVVPGVSSIQMCAAKLQIPWDDADIVTMHGKGNSKDVLKLVDNGKPTIILPNRSVEELAEFLIDNGVDPAREIAVCEKLSYPDEKIVKTSLNEVLGMKFSYMCVVVVY from the coding sequence ATGTCAAAGATTTACGTGGTGGGTATAGGGCCTGGATCAAGCGAATATTTAACGGTTAAAGCTCAAAAAATCGTTGAATCTGCGGATATTTTAATGGGAAGCAGAAGGTCCCTTGAACTTTTCAAGGATGTTGATGAGGAGAAGATTGAAATTGAAGCCCGTGAAATGGAGGAAATGATGAAGCTTGCAGTTTCACACGTGGGGAAAGGAAAGTCTGTAGCACTGCTTTCAACCGGCGATCCTGGATTTTCAGGGGTTTTAAAACTTATTTTAAAATTAATGGATGATTTAAATGGTGAAATAGATGTTGAAGTGGTTCCAGGCGTAAGTTCAATTCAGATGTGTGCTGCAAAACTTCAGATACCCTGGGATGATGCTGACATAGTAACCATGCATGGAAAGGGAAACTCCAAAGATGTTTTAAAGCTTGTTGATAATGGGAAACCTACAATAATCCTTCCAAACCGAAGTGTGGAGGAACTTGCTGAGTTTTTGATTGATAACGGTGTTGATCCCGCAAGAGAAATTGCAGTCTGCGAGAAGCTGAGCTACCCTGATGAAAAAATTGTTAAAACCAGTTTAAATGAAGTTTTGGGCATGAAATTCAGTTACATGTGTGTTGTGGTTGTTTACTGA
- a CDS encoding cupin domain-containing protein — MLIKDVRKCEYFKAMDETILCELLHPENENIEMGCSIAHAV; from the coding sequence ATGCTCATAAAAGACGTCAGGAAATGTGAATATTTTAAAGCAATGGATGAAACCATTCTGTGCGAACTCCTGCACCCTGAAAATGAAAACATTGAAATGGGTTGTAGCATTGCCCATGCAGTTTAG
- a CDS encoding redox-regulated ATPase YchF, translating into MLQIAVTGKPNVGKSSFFNSATLSEVEVASYPFTTIDANKAVAHVITTCPCTEMEVTCNPRNSKCVEGKRLIPVELVDVAGLVPGAHEGRGLGNKFLDDLRQARAFIHIIDASGSTDEEGRPCEAGSHDPLDDVEFLEHEITMWLFGILKKNWNRMIRKVMSERLKFAVVIAEQLSGTGIMLEDVIESTKLISKDYDKWEDSDIITVLDDLLKRAKPMLIVANKADLPTAEKNIKRLKEKYVNVIPASAESELALIRAAEAGLIDYFPGSSDFEILKPEKLTDNQIKALNYIKEHVLQKYGGTGVQKALNTIVFDTLNMITVYPVEDEHKLCDKKGNILPDAILIRKGSKPKDLAYVIHTDIGDSFMHAMDARKCMRVSSDHELVDGDIISIVCRN; encoded by the coding sequence ATGCTTCAAATTGCTGTAACAGGAAAACCAAACGTTGGAAAATCATCATTTTTTAATTCTGCAACTCTATCAGAAGTGGAAGTTGCAAGTTACCCATTTACAACCATAGACGCCAATAAGGCAGTTGCACACGTGATCACCACCTGCCCATGTACAGAGATGGAGGTTACCTGCAACCCCAGAAACTCGAAATGTGTCGAAGGCAAAAGATTGATACCAGTTGAACTTGTGGACGTTGCAGGGCTTGTTCCAGGCGCACACGAGGGCAGAGGGTTGGGAAACAAGTTTTTAGATGACCTTAGACAGGCTAGAGCCTTCATACATATAATAGATGCCTCAGGCTCCACAGATGAAGAGGGAAGACCATGTGAGGCCGGATCCCACGATCCACTTGATGATGTGGAGTTTTTAGAGCACGAGATAACCATGTGGCTTTTCGGTATCTTGAAGAAGAACTGGAACAGGATGATAAGGAAGGTAATGTCTGAAAGGCTGAAATTTGCAGTTGTCATAGCAGAACAGCTAAGTGGAACTGGAATAATGCTTGAGGATGTTATAGAATCAACAAAACTCATTAGCAAAGATTATGATAAATGGGAAGACTCTGACATCATAACCGTTCTGGACGACCTTCTAAAAAGGGCAAAACCCATGTTGATCGTTGCAAACAAGGCAGATCTGCCAACTGCAGAGAAGAACATCAAACGTCTGAAAGAGAAGTATGTAAACGTTATTCCAGCATCTGCAGAATCAGAATTAGCACTTATAAGAGCAGCAGAAGCTGGTTTAATAGATTACTTCCCTGGAAGTTCAGATTTTGAGATACTTAAACCTGAAAAACTGACAGACAATCAGATAAAAGCCCTTAACTACATAAAAGAACACGTGCTTCAAAAGTATGGAGGTACGGGGGTTCAAAAAGCATTGAACACCATAGTTTTCGACACTTTGAACATGATAACTGTTTACCCTGTGGAGGATGAGCACAAACTCTGCGATAAAAAGGGCAACATTCTACCAGATGCCATACTAATCCGTAAGGGCTCTAAACCTAAGGATCTTGCATACGTGATACACACAGATATCGGCGATAGTTTCATGCATGCAATGGATGCAAGGAAGTGCATGAGGGTTTCAAGCGACCATGAACTGGTTGATGGGGATATTATCAGTATTGTGTGCCGTAACTAA
- a CDS encoding ArsA family ATPase, producing MAFKDLFKFNKGKTTFVFIGGKGGVGKTTVSAATALWCARQGKKTLVISTDPAHSLSDSYEKNIGHNPTPIAENLEALEIDPEIAMQDYQAKMKEQQALNPGMDMGMMQDQMDMASMSPGIDEAAAFDKFLQYMTTDEYDIVIFDTAPTGHTLRLLSFPEMMDSWVGKMIKVRRQIGSMAKAFKNIMPFMGDEDDEDRAMEDLEASKKQIREARGIMADSERTSFKTVVIPEEMSIYESERAMESLHKFNMTTDGVIVNQIQPEEADCEFCRARRKIQEKRLESIKQKFGDQVIAEIPLQNHEVKGMEQLKQIADILYGDSEEGKKPPIALN from the coding sequence ATGGCATTTAAAGACCTTTTTAAGTTCAATAAAGGAAAAACAACATTTGTGTTCATTGGTGGTAAAGGAGGAGTGGGAAAAACAACCGTATCCGCTGCAACAGCTTTATGGTGTGCAAGACAGGGCAAAAAAACCCTTGTAATATCCACAGACCCCGCCCATTCCCTTTCAGATTCATACGAGAAAAATATAGGACACAACCCAACACCCATAGCAGAAAACCTTGAAGCACTGGAAATTGACCCAGAAATTGCTATGCAGGATTATCAGGCTAAAATGAAGGAACAACAGGCATTAAACCCCGGTATGGACATGGGAATGATGCAGGATCAGATGGATATGGCTTCAATGTCCCCAGGTATTGACGAAGCAGCCGCATTTGACAAGTTCCTCCAGTACATGACCACAGACGAGTACGACATAGTGATATTCGACACAGCACCAACCGGACATACATTAAGGCTCTTATCATTCCCTGAAATGATGGACTCATGGGTTGGAAAGATGATCAAGGTTCGAAGACAGATAGGAAGCATGGCAAAAGCCTTCAAAAACATAATGCCATTTATGGGTGACGAGGATGATGAAGACAGAGCTATGGAAGACCTTGAAGCTAGCAAAAAACAGATAAGAGAAGCTAGAGGCATTATGGCTGATTCTGAAAGGACCTCATTCAAGACCGTTGTTATACCTGAAGAGATGTCCATTTACGAGTCAGAACGTGCGATGGAGTCCCTCCACAAGTTCAATATGACAACAGATGGAGTTATAGTGAACCAGATCCAGCCTGAAGAAGCTGACTGTGAGTTCTGCCGTGCCCGAAGGAAAATCCAGGAAAAACGTCTTGAAAGCATCAAGCAGAAGTTCGGAGACCAGGTCATAGCCGAGATACCACTCCAAAATCATGAAGTTAAGGGAATGGAACAGCTCAAACAGATTGCAGATATTCTCTACGGTGATTCTGAAGAAGGGAAAAAACCTCCAATTGCACTGAACTAA
- a CDS encoding cation-translocating P-type ATPase, which yields MKIYKLPPEDVYRELETSYEGLDREEAKKRLNRYGPNQIEEIKGTPLIYKFLANFYHLLALLLWGTSALAFIAGIPQLGFAIIAVIIINGFFSFWQEYEAEKAIDALKKILPAKARVVRSGAEGEVVAAELVPGDVLVLGEGDKISADARLVEAFQMKIDSSTLTGESKPVRKVSYPITDDDQTIIEMPNIVFAGTSVASGFGRAVVFSTGENTEFNKIASLTQAVKEEPSPLQKQMNRLTQIIAVIGISMGFILFVVNVWVIQFTLTIAFIFAIGLTVACVPEGLLPTVTLALAAAAKKMVSENALIKRLSSVETLGSTNIICTDKTGTLTKNEMTVRKIWIPCEIIDVTGAGYNPEGEFLHEGEEISHQEVRELKLLMRSATFCNDAKLIEPSKKHLTELFDESKSSEGFDESESSDEYSSGLTSKTTPPKPSENIKQKGSDEPEGTLKTGGKWRILGDPTEASLLVAARKNGFNWEEEIKKSPRIVELPFDSKRKSMSSIHKKKDKNVAYVKGAPKKIINLCNEISIDGTPVPFPEDEKKKVIEKHDELAASGLRILAMAYRDLPKDFKDYSPEEVEKDMVFLGMMAMQDPPRPEVYPAVQKCHHAGIRIIMITGDYGLTARSIAEEIGIIKGECRILKGKELDKMSDDEVMEVLRSGGNVIFARAVPEHKMRIASILESEDEIVAMTGDGVNDAPALRKADIGVSMGITGTDVAKEASDMILTDDNFATIVSAIKEGRTIYENIRKFITYIFTHETAEIIPFVAMILFQIPLPIGVMQILAIDLGTDTLPALALGMGPSEADVMDVPPRSKKERLLNLPVIFRGYVFLGSIEAVLVISGYFWVLYSGGWQWGQTLAFIDPLYLKATTMTFAGIVTAQIGNLVGCQTTRTSTFSVGIFKNKWVIRGILFEVAVVLSIVYVPYLQGLFSTTALGITEWIYLATFIPIMFFAEELRKYFVRKHSSKSS from the coding sequence ATGAAGATCTATAAACTCCCTCCTGAGGATGTTTACAGGGAACTTGAAACCTCATATGAAGGTTTGGACCGTGAAGAGGCCAAAAAAAGGTTAAATAGATACGGACCTAATCAGATAGAGGAGATCAAAGGTACTCCCCTTATCTATAAATTTCTTGCTAATTTTTACCATCTTCTGGCTTTGCTTCTTTGGGGCACCAGTGCACTGGCATTCATAGCCGGGATCCCTCAACTGGGATTTGCAATCATCGCTGTTATTATAATAAATGGTTTTTTCAGTTTCTGGCAGGAATATGAAGCAGAAAAGGCAATAGATGCCCTTAAGAAAATTTTGCCAGCAAAGGCGAGGGTTGTCCGAAGTGGTGCGGAAGGGGAGGTAGTTGCAGCAGAGCTTGTTCCAGGAGATGTCCTTGTTTTAGGTGAAGGGGACAAGATATCGGCAGACGCAAGACTTGTGGAAGCATTTCAGATGAAAATTGACTCATCCACACTCACAGGCGAATCTAAACCCGTGCGTAAGGTTTCTTATCCCATTACAGATGATGACCAGACCATCATCGAAATGCCAAATATCGTTTTTGCAGGCACCAGCGTTGCATCTGGCTTCGGTAGGGCTGTAGTTTTTTCAACAGGTGAAAATACCGAGTTCAATAAAATAGCATCGCTTACACAGGCCGTAAAAGAGGAGCCAAGTCCTCTACAAAAACAGATGAATAGGTTAACCCAGATAATTGCGGTTATAGGAATTTCAATGGGATTCATTTTGTTTGTGGTTAACGTCTGGGTCATACAGTTCACACTGACCATTGCCTTTATTTTTGCGATAGGACTAACTGTTGCATGTGTTCCTGAGGGGCTTCTTCCCACAGTTACCCTCGCACTGGCTGCTGCTGCCAAAAAGATGGTAAGTGAAAATGCATTGATAAAACGTCTTTCAAGTGTTGAAACCCTTGGTTCAACCAACATAATATGCACTGACAAAACTGGCACTTTAACCAAAAATGAGATGACTGTCCGAAAGATCTGGATACCCTGCGAAATAATTGATGTAACAGGAGCAGGTTACAATCCAGAGGGTGAGTTTCTCCATGAAGGTGAAGAAATCTCCCACCAGGAGGTAAGAGAGTTAAAACTATTGATGAGGTCTGCAACCTTTTGTAACGATGCTAAACTAATTGAACCCTCTAAAAAACACTTAACTGAATTATTTGATGAATCTAAATCATCTGAGGGATTTGATGAATCTGAATCATCTGATGAGTATTCCTCAGGATTAACTTCTAAAACCACTCCCCCAAAACCATCAGAAAACATAAAGCAAAAGGGTTCAGATGAACCAGAAGGAACCCTGAAAACCGGTGGAAAATGGAGAATTCTAGGAGATCCAACAGAAGCTTCTCTGCTGGTTGCTGCACGTAAAAATGGTTTTAACTGGGAAGAGGAGATAAAAAAAAGTCCAAGAATTGTTGAACTTCCATTTGACTCAAAAAGAAAATCAATGAGTTCAATCCACAAGAAAAAGGATAAAAATGTTGCATACGTAAAAGGAGCCCCTAAAAAGATCATAAATCTCTGCAATGAAATATCCATTGATGGAACCCCTGTGCCATTTCCAGAGGATGAAAAAAAGAAAGTAATAGAAAAACACGACGAACTTGCAGCTTCAGGACTCAGAATACTTGCAATGGCCTACAGAGATCTTCCAAAAGATTTTAAAGATTATTCTCCTGAAGAAGTTGAAAAGGACATGGTTTTTCTGGGAATGATGGCAATGCAGGATCCTCCGCGTCCTGAAGTTTACCCTGCAGTCCAAAAATGCCACCACGCCGGCATCAGGATAATCATGATAACAGGGGACTATGGACTCACCGCCAGATCCATAGCAGAGGAAATCGGCATCATAAAGGGCGAATGCAGGATATTGAAGGGGAAAGAACTGGACAAAATGTCGGATGATGAAGTTATGGAAGTTCTCAGATCTGGAGGTAACGTGATATTCGCCAGGGCCGTGCCAGAGCATAAGATGCGAATCGCCTCGATACTTGAAAGTGAAGATGAGATCGTTGCAATGACAGGTGACGGTGTAAACGATGCCCCGGCCCTTAGAAAGGCAGATATCGGTGTTTCTATGGGAATAACAGGTACTGATGTTGCTAAAGAAGCTTCAGACATGATTTTAACCGATGATAACTTTGCAACCATCGTTTCTGCCATTAAAGAGGGTAGAACCATCTATGAGAACATAAGAAAGTTTATAACCTACATATTTACCCACGAAACCGCCGAAATCATTCCATTTGTTGCAATGATTCTCTTTCAAATTCCACTTCCCATTGGGGTCATGCAGATACTTGCAATTGACCTTGGAACGGACACTCTTCCTGCGCTGGCCCTGGGTATGGGTCCCTCAGAGGCGGATGTAATGGACGTGCCTCCCCGATCCAAAAAAGAAAGGCTGTTAAACCTTCCAGTTATCTTCCGAGGTTACGTGTTTTTGGGTTCAATTGAAGCTGTGCTGGTGATTTCAGGGTATTTCTGGGTTCTTTACAGTGGAGGGTGGCAGTGGGGCCAGACACTTGCATTTATAGACCCCCTTTATCTGAAGGCCACCACCATGACATTTGCAGGGATTGTAACAGCCCAGATAGGAAACCTGGTTGGCTGCCAGACCACAAGGACCTCCACATTCAGTGTGGGCATATTCAAAAATAAGTGGGTGATAAGGGGGATCCTGTTTGAAGTTGCGGTGGTGTTATCCATAGTTTACGTGCCGTACCTTCAGGGTTTATTCAGTACCACAGCCCTTGGAATTACAGAATGGATTTATCTGGCAACATTCATCCCGATTATGTTTTTTGCAGAGGAGTTAAGGAAGTACTTTGTTAGGAAGCACAGCTCCAAATCGTCTTAA
- a CDS encoding arsenate reductase ArsC yields MESPKTKEKVLFICNRNAARSQMAEGLLRSLYGEYYDVYSAGNYPSTLNHYAVEVMAEIGVDISKHRSKSLKEFEGTEFDHVVTVCDGDACPYLTGGKNYLHKSFEDPARVKGTKSDKIKVFRGIRDEIKGWIEESFRKP; encoded by the coding sequence ATGGAATCCCCAAAAACTAAAGAAAAAGTTTTATTCATCTGCAATCGCAACGCTGCAAGATCACAAATGGCAGAAGGCCTCCTCAGATCATTGTATGGGGAATATTATGATGTTTACAGTGCAGGGAATTATCCAAGCACCTTAAACCACTACGCTGTAGAAGTAATGGCTGAAATAGGTGTTGACATATCCAAACACAGATCCAAAAGCCTCAAGGAGTTTGAAGGAACTGAATTTGATCACGTGGTTACTGTATGCGATGGTGACGCATGTCCATACTTGACTGGAGGAAAAAATTATCTTCATAAATCATTTGAGGATCCCGCAAGAGTTAAAGGAACCAAAAGTGATAAAATAAAGGTTTTTAGAGGAATAAGGGATGAAATTAAAGGTTGGATAGAAGAAAGCTTCAGAAAGCCTTAA
- a CDS encoding cupin domain-containing protein — MYYILEGEGVMHIEEESSRVHAGQAVYIPPHAKQWIENIGNADLKFLCIVSPPWHEDDEELCG; from the coding sequence ATCTATTACATTCTTGAGGGTGAAGGTGTGATGCACATCGAGGAAGAATCCTCACGGGTTCATGCAGGACAGGCCGTTTACATTCCACCTCATGCAAAGCAGTGGATTGAAAACATCGGTAATGCTGATTTGAAGTTTCTTTGCATTGTTTCACCTCCATGGCATGAGGATGATGAAGAGTTATGCGGATGA